The Spirosoma oryzicola genome contains a region encoding:
- a CDS encoding sensor histidine kinase: MRWPNGRTKPKIWIQEVLIFVFLFIFILMSLNAWNRLTSWDEFGRALLFFLILYGQAQFHRFVLFPLLFRQQIRRYILWTVPALILGSCLVWWANYWLYPELCPVQEWHETGLFLLATNFVSLLVLVAIFLIQRFYQQQQRRHADQLLQQDEQIRFLHAQLNPHFFFNTLNNLYGISLHEPARMPNLLMQLSKLMRYQVESSRQSWVSLQQEVEFITSCVTLEQERLGKRCQISYHSPPDNRQLQAYQLALLMPLVENAFKHGTGDLKGCFVRIMVQLSKNQLLLQIENSLSVHKPIGESTGVGLQNTRKRLELIYPHQHELVLTQQEDRFITQLTIQLAAQPNAKSIAAFDY, translated from the coding sequence ATGAGATGGCCCAACGGCAGAACCAAACCAAAAATCTGGATACAGGAAGTTCTGATTTTTGTGTTTCTTTTTATTTTTATTTTGATGTCGCTCAATGCCTGGAATCGGCTTACATCCTGGGATGAATTTGGGCGGGCGTTGCTGTTCTTTCTGATCTTGTACGGCCAGGCGCAGTTTCATCGGTTTGTGCTGTTCCCACTGTTGTTCAGGCAGCAGATAAGGCGGTATATTTTATGGACTGTTCCCGCTTTGATCCTGGGTAGCTGTCTGGTTTGGTGGGCTAATTACTGGCTTTATCCGGAACTATGTCCCGTGCAGGAGTGGCACGAAACAGGCCTTTTTTTGCTGGCAACCAATTTTGTAAGCCTGCTGGTGCTGGTGGCCATTTTTTTAATCCAGCGGTTTTACCAGCAGCAACAACGACGCCATGCTGACCAGTTACTCCAGCAGGACGAACAAATCCGGTTTTTGCATGCGCAACTAAATCCCCACTTCTTTTTTAATACCCTCAACAACTTGTACGGAATTAGTCTGCACGAGCCAGCCCGAATGCCCAATCTGCTGATGCAATTATCGAAACTAATGCGGTATCAGGTCGAAAGCAGTCGCCAGTCGTGGGTGTCACTGCAACAAGAGGTTGAATTCATTACCAGCTGCGTTACCTTGGAGCAGGAACGGTTGGGCAAACGCTGCCAGATCAGCTACCACTCCCCCCCGGACAATCGTCAATTGCAAGCCTATCAGCTGGCTCTGCTGATGCCTTTGGTCGAAAATGCCTTTAAACATGGTACGGGCGACCTTAAAGGCTGTTTTGTGCGTATCATGGTGCAATTAAGTAAGAACCAACTGCTGCTTCAGATTGAAAACTCTCTTTCGGTTCACAAACCAATAGGCGAATCGACGGGTGTTGGCCTACAAAATACCCGCAAACGCCTGGAACTCATCTATCCGCACCAACACGAGTTGGTCTTAACCCAACAGGAAGACCGATTTATTACCCAGTTAACCATTCAATTAGCCGCCCAACCCAATGCCAAGTCGATTGCAGCGTTTGATTATTGA
- a CDS encoding IS5 family transposase — translation MNQSFQALTDSPWQVIQQILDDKRQRWHSLREIIDAILWLNYTGVQWRELAKKTGDELPWQTVYYHFRRFKLRGVWEQLLDSLVIKERKRQRRAETPSLLAIDSQSVQVMQFINEETGLDANKKINGRKRSIAVARLGLPWSLAVTGANVSDNEAGRLVVDRLKGKVARLEVIAADHGYKVSFMEYVKTGCGWQVDVAQKPESARGFVPEKNRWPVERSFGWLNFRRRLFGDVDKTIESSEAMLRIGFISILINRLSK, via the coding sequence ATGAATCAATCGTTTCAAGCACTAACGGACTCTCCGTGGCAAGTTATTCAACAAATTCTGGATGACAAACGCCAACGCTGGCATTCACTGCGTGAGATCATCGACGCTATTTTATGGCTTAACTATACCGGAGTGCAGTGGCGGGAACTAGCTAAAAAGACGGGTGATGAACTGCCTTGGCAGACAGTCTATTACCATTTTCGGCGATTCAAACTACGGGGCGTCTGGGAGCAATTGTTAGATAGTTTAGTCATCAAGGAACGAAAACGACAAAGGCGAGCGGAAACGCCAAGTTTATTAGCCATTGATAGTCAGTCGGTTCAAGTTATGCAGTTCATCAATGAAGAGACTGGGTTAGATGCCAACAAAAAAATCAACGGCCGCAAGCGTAGTATTGCCGTTGCTCGCCTGGGTCTGCCCTGGTCATTGGCCGTGACAGGCGCCAACGTATCGGATAACGAAGCGGGGCGCCTAGTAGTAGATCGGCTCAAAGGCAAAGTGGCTCGCTTAGAAGTGATTGCGGCTGATCATGGCTACAAGGTCAGTTTTATGGAGTACGTAAAAACGGGTTGCGGCTGGCAGGTGGACGTTGCACAAAAACCAGAAAGTGCTCGCGGTTTTGTGCCTGAGAAGAACCGTTGGCCCGTCGAGCGCAGCTTTGGTTGGCTCAATTTTAGACGTCGTTTGTTTGGCGATGTAGACAAAACCATAGAAAGTTCGGAGGCTATGCTCCGAATTGGCTTCATTTCTATTTTGATCAACCGACTGTCCAAATAA
- a CDS encoding DUF4374 domain-containing protein: MKSLTALALLSAGLLSGITSCKNDSENTVPAGPQHFTVASWTQDLQYVAATSSLTEGSLTFKGKGLEANGSRYIWHKEYVYLMNLPEKRFVQYKMGVDGSLVQNAYILTDGVVPNYFQSINVVDDNTLLVLGANDSGNNGSIGWARLSVPDLKVVAKGTLTVPYNAAKPGLEFYPGKGYVDNGKFILGGYFYNTATRAYEVDGVKALVYDYPAMTNLNVAQSNATAGGIGYDYLSSLTTDEEGNHYFVASAGKYWTGLGGKSGVLRIKKGATEFDKDYFFDVTSQVGRQGCLMGMNYVSNGIAFGTVQYEELMTSVRDRLKNVGQVVKLDLRNQKATLMNVPLSPVSMVRSPLVFNGKYYTGIAPVDQPAFIYEFDPAGDANGFKKGLSLDGGGSVQVQLIAPHPTK; encoded by the coding sequence ATGAAGTCGCTCACCGCCCTTGCTTTGCTATCGGCAGGGCTGCTAAGCGGTATCACATCCTGTAAAAATGATTCCGAGAATACTGTACCGGCCGGTCCACAGCATTTTACCGTTGCCAGCTGGACTCAGGACCTGCAATACGTAGCGGCCACGTCCTCGCTGACAGAAGGTTCACTGACTTTTAAAGGCAAAGGGCTGGAAGCCAATGGGTCACGTTACATCTGGCATAAAGAATACGTGTACCTGATGAACCTACCCGAAAAGCGGTTTGTGCAGTACAAAATGGGGGTCGACGGGTCGTTGGTACAGAACGCCTACATCCTGACTGACGGTGTCGTGCCTAACTATTTCCAGTCGATCAACGTCGTCGATGACAATACATTGCTGGTGCTGGGGGCTAACGATTCGGGCAATAACGGTTCTATTGGCTGGGCGCGGCTGAGCGTGCCTGATCTGAAAGTAGTTGCGAAAGGAACGTTGACGGTGCCTTATAATGCCGCAAAACCTGGCCTGGAGTTTTACCCCGGCAAAGGATATGTCGACAACGGTAAGTTTATCCTGGGCGGCTATTTCTACAACACCGCCACCCGCGCTTACGAAGTCGATGGCGTGAAAGCGCTGGTATACGATTACCCGGCCATGACGAACCTGAACGTAGCGCAGAGCAACGCGACGGCGGGCGGTATTGGCTACGATTACCTGTCGAGCCTGACCACCGACGAAGAGGGCAATCATTATTTCGTTGCCAGTGCGGGTAAATACTGGACCGGTTTAGGTGGTAAGTCGGGGGTATTGCGCATCAAAAAAGGTGCGACCGAGTTCGACAAAGACTATTTCTTCGACGTAACAAGCCAGGTGGGTCGGCAGGGTTGCCTGATGGGTATGAACTATGTGAGTAACGGCATCGCGTTTGGCACGGTACAGTACGAAGAGCTAATGACCTCTGTACGCGACCGACTGAAAAACGTGGGTCAAGTGGTGAAACTAGACCTACGCAATCAGAAAGCGACACTGATGAATGTCCCCCTAAGCCCGGTGTCGATGGTGCGCTCTCCACTGGTATTCAACGGTAAATACTATACGGGTATCGCTCCGGTCGATCAGCCTGCGTTCATCTACGAGTTCGATCCGGCGGGTGATGCGAACGGGTTCAAAAAAGGCCTCAGCCTCGATGGGGGTGGTTCGGTGCAGGTGCAGCTCATTGCCCCGCACCCGACTAAATAA
- a CDS encoding PepSY-associated TM helix domain-containing protein, with the protein MNTSIESLEEVSTRRRKKSSFQKVNNWLHLWLGLASGIIVFIVCITAAVWVFSEEIIYLTEPSIRAQIRQEPVVVPSKVLAITQQHYPGKSASYAYYQQGTAIRVGVGTERDPERHLLFLNPYTGQIQGSKTYEQNEKEFFEWVLLGHQHLWLPKEIGQPLVNYGTLVFTILLITGLFWWYPAKWTRASRQKSFTIKRKAGWKRINLDLHNVLGFYALLVLLALALSGMVFGLPLYSKGLYWITSGGESEPEWKRVSSDPSQQHKQYTYNQAIDGAWVRMITDYPSAGGFFYAFPNSSQAKSTISIRTYPAPGRFYDVARHTFDRHTLQRLDFYAVFDKSFDESSTGAKVRRMNYDIHIGTILGMPGKILAFLGSLIGASLPVTGFMVWWNRKGFGKKRR; encoded by the coding sequence ATGAATACTAGCATTGAATCTCTCGAAGAAGTATCGACTCGGCGTCGAAAAAAGTCGTCCTTTCAAAAGGTGAATAACTGGCTTCATTTGTGGCTGGGACTTGCTTCGGGTATCATCGTATTTATTGTATGCATCACAGCGGCTGTCTGGGTGTTCAGTGAAGAAATTATTTACCTGACCGAGCCGTCGATTCGCGCCCAGATCCGCCAGGAGCCGGTGGTTGTTCCGTCCAAAGTGCTTGCCATCACGCAGCAGCATTATCCCGGAAAGTCCGCTTCTTATGCTTATTATCAACAGGGAACGGCTATCCGAGTAGGCGTAGGCACGGAACGCGACCCCGAACGGCACCTACTGTTTCTAAATCCTTATACCGGGCAAATTCAAGGCAGTAAAACCTACGAGCAAAACGAAAAAGAGTTCTTCGAATGGGTCCTGCTGGGGCATCAACATCTGTGGCTTCCGAAAGAAATTGGTCAGCCATTGGTCAACTATGGAACGCTGGTATTTACCATCCTGCTGATTACTGGTCTGTTTTGGTGGTATCCCGCCAAATGGACACGCGCTTCCCGCCAAAAGAGCTTTACGATAAAGAGAAAGGCTGGCTGGAAGCGAATCAACCTCGATCTGCACAATGTGCTGGGCTTCTATGCGTTGCTGGTGCTGTTGGCACTGGCCTTGTCGGGCATGGTCTTCGGGCTTCCGTTGTACAGTAAAGGATTGTACTGGATAACTTCCGGCGGGGAGTCGGAACCCGAATGGAAGCGTGTTAGTTCGGACCCTTCTCAGCAGCACAAACAGTATACATACAACCAGGCCATCGATGGGGCGTGGGTACGCATGATAACCGACTATCCTTCGGCAGGTGGTTTTTTTTACGCGTTCCCCAATTCCTCCCAGGCGAAGTCGACCATCAGCATACGAACCTACCCCGCCCCCGGCCGATTCTACGATGTAGCCCGACACACCTTCGATCGGCACACCTTACAGCGATTAGACTTTTATGCCGTCTTCGACAAAAGCTTTGACGAGTCATCAACCGGCGCGAAAGTACGCCGGATGAATTATGATATTCACATTGGCACGATACTGGGCATGCCCGGCAAGATTCTGGCGTTTTTAGGTTCACTTATTGGTGCTTCGCTACCCGTAACCGGATTTATGGTTTGGTGGAACCGGAAAGGATTTGGTAAAAAGAGACGGTAG
- a CDS encoding RNA polymerase sigma-70 factor: MSVSSSYTPNSAVFAQIYDRYWKRMYNLAFHYTQDNELAKEIVQTVFESLWKRWETFTVEEWLEAYLLKAIRLQVAAHYRKQAARQQHLEQIRLTGTPSDHTTDNQIVFSELTQRVTQLVEQLPGQRRRVFELSRWQGLTNREIAAELTLAEKTVENHLTHALQYLRKRLTDYL; the protein is encoded by the coding sequence TTGTCTGTTTCTTCGTCATATACACCCAACTCGGCCGTTTTCGCCCAGATCTACGACCGCTATTGGAAGCGGATGTACAATCTGGCGTTTCACTATACGCAGGATAATGAGCTGGCGAAGGAAATAGTACAGACGGTGTTCGAATCGCTCTGGAAACGTTGGGAAACGTTCACTGTTGAAGAATGGCTCGAAGCCTATTTGCTCAAAGCGATCCGGCTTCAAGTGGCGGCTCATTATCGAAAACAGGCCGCCCGTCAACAGCACCTTGAACAAATAAGACTAACTGGTACACCGTCTGACCACACGACCGACAATCAAATTGTTTTTAGTGAATTAACGCAGCGCGTGACTCAGTTGGTCGAACAATTGCCGGGACAGCGTCGACGTGTGTTTGAACTAAGCCGGTGGCAGGGGCTGACTAACCGCGAAATTGCTGCTGAACTGACACTTGCCGAAAAAACGGTGGAAAATCACCTGACCCACGCCTTGCAATACCTTCGTAAGCGGCTTACCGACTATCTCTAA
- a CDS encoding winged helix-turn-helix transcriptional regulator yields MTDSHCAVSTTKKKQIMAVHDAMDVLNGKWKISIISSICYNNQRRFSDILHDIQGISNKMLSKELKELETNKLVKRTVLDTQPVTVLYQLTAYGKTLQTVIDKLAEWGTEHRKVIIGK; encoded by the coding sequence ATGACAGACAGTCACTGTGCAGTTAGCACGACGAAGAAAAAGCAAATCATGGCCGTTCACGATGCGATGGATGTACTGAACGGGAAATGGAAAATTTCAATTATCTCGTCCATCTGTTACAACAATCAGCGACGATTTTCCGACATCTTGCATGATATACAGGGTATTTCAAACAAAATGTTGAGCAAAGAACTGAAGGAGTTGGAAACTAACAAACTGGTGAAACGCACCGTATTAGATACGCAGCCAGTAACGGTTCTGTATCAACTTACGGCCTACGGAAAAACACTACAAACCGTCATTGACAAGCTGGCCGAGTGGGGTACTGAGCATCGAAAAGTAATAATTGGGAAATAG
- a CDS encoding DoxX family membrane protein, with translation MHFNEQQADFLNLFGLGSTISLALAIGAEFFCSMLLMLGLLTRLVLIPLIITALVIVFIAHGGDIVGDGSAGFLLLVGYITSLLLGAGDYSLDAYIFKP, from the coding sequence ATGCACTTCAACGAGCAGCAGGCCGATTTTCTCAACCTGTTCGGTCTGGGAAGCACCATTTCGCTGGCACTAGCCATCGGGGCCGAGTTTTTTTGTTCGATGTTGCTGATGCTGGGTCTGCTGACCCGCCTGGTACTAATCCCACTAATTATCACAGCCTTAGTCATTGTGTTTATAGCCCATGGAGGAGATATTGTGGGCGACGGCTCGGCGGGCTTTCTGTTGCTAGTCGGTTACATCACCAGCCTGTTGTTGGGAGCCGGTGACTATAGCCTGGACGCATACATCTTCAAACCATAA
- a CDS encoding TonB-dependent receptor: MQVRQFLLVGMLCALSYFGWAQSAPTGTITGTVRAAAGGALPGIHIRLDSLTKATVTDADGRFRFSNLTPGTYVLTGSGVSFITNRQTVSVRAGETSTCVLVLNEAVQTVDEVAVTGQATTQDIRKRAFAVEAIDALPLQNRNVDMNRLLDRTMGVQVRETGGMGSDFTYSIQGLSGKAVKFFIDGVPMESFGSSYRINNVPINLVDRIEVYKGVVPVELAGDALGGAVNLITRRDVASYLDASYSIGSFGTHRAAFSGRWRQAKTGFTTNAHLFYNASKNNYPVWGRTIEIAGPDGRPLPDVGRLRRFNDDYQSANARLEVGFTNVRWADRLLLALTVTDLERGIQTGRTMAFVYGEVRYRERLLMPSLTFAKKDLFIRGLNVDAFASLNSLQGTTVDTSSRKYNWRGEVIASNVRGELGGIRAQRSLYTFDDRTALAGVNLAYQPADGHRFILNALHNQTRRTGSDALAIADWTIPFRLPQQLSKQIMGLSYEQNLLDARLTNTVFVKYYRYAAQANAYDYNGGAQRELLINRQQQGVWGFGLASTYQLHPRTRLKLSAESATRLPDALELLGDGNTILNAPGLQPEQSMNANASVQYRLSRTNSSWNIASGLFFRHTNNLIWLGEADLFGTARYENLNRIQTLGVETEVQYRYRNWLRLTANATYQDIRNKLRYTTAGAPNHVFNDRLRNTPYLLANAEISLTKADLFWKGALASCYVGTHYVPEYFLGWPSLGAKATKRVIPTQFLQDIGAEFTAPNRRYVVGVDCRNLLDQQVYDNYLLQKPGRFISLKVRYFLSQSSSSNVK, encoded by the coding sequence ATGCAAGTTAGACAATTCTTGCTGGTGGGGATGCTCTGTGCCCTATCTTATTTCGGATGGGCACAATCAGCGCCGACCGGCACCATCACCGGCACCGTCCGGGCGGCCGCTGGTGGGGCTCTTCCCGGCATTCACATCCGGCTGGACTCACTGACCAAAGCAACCGTCACGGACGCCGATGGCCGGTTCCGGTTTTCGAATCTGACGCCGGGTACGTACGTGCTGACTGGATCGGGCGTAAGCTTCATAACGAATCGGCAGACGGTGTCGGTGCGGGCGGGCGAAACCAGTACCTGCGTGTTGGTGCTGAACGAAGCCGTGCAGACGGTGGACGAAGTCGCCGTGACAGGGCAGGCCACGACACAGGACATTCGCAAGCGGGCGTTCGCTGTCGAAGCCATCGATGCGCTGCCGCTTCAAAACCGCAACGTCGACATGAACCGGCTACTCGACCGGACGATGGGCGTGCAGGTGCGCGAAACGGGCGGGATGGGGTCCGATTTTACCTATTCCATTCAGGGACTGTCGGGGAAAGCCGTCAAATTTTTCATCGACGGCGTGCCGATGGAAAGTTTTGGTAGTTCGTACCGTATCAATAACGTTCCCATCAATCTGGTCGATCGGATCGAGGTCTACAAAGGAGTTGTGCCGGTCGAACTGGCGGGTGACGCGCTGGGCGGAGCCGTTAATCTGATCACCCGGCGCGACGTGGCTAGCTACCTCGACGCTTCCTACAGCATCGGCTCGTTTGGCACACACCGGGCGGCTTTCAGCGGACGCTGGCGGCAGGCCAAAACGGGCTTTACCACCAACGCACACCTATTCTACAACGCGTCAAAAAACAACTATCCGGTCTGGGGTCGAACCATCGAAATTGCCGGGCCCGACGGACGACCTCTACCCGACGTGGGGCGGCTCCGGCGCTTCAACGACGATTATCAATCAGCCAACGCCCGCCTGGAGGTGGGATTCACCAATGTGCGCTGGGCCGACCGCCTGTTGCTGGCCCTAACAGTGACCGACCTGGAACGGGGTATTCAGACGGGCCGAACAATGGCCTTTGTCTACGGTGAAGTACGGTACCGCGAGCGGCTGCTGATGCCGAGCCTGACGTTTGCCAAGAAAGATCTGTTTATCCGTGGGCTGAACGTTGATGCGTTTGCATCATTGAACAGCCTGCAAGGTACGACCGTCGATACCAGTTCGCGCAAGTACAACTGGCGGGGCGAGGTGATTGCCAGTAACGTGCGGGGGGAACTGGGCGGTATCCGGGCGCAGCGCTCGCTGTACACCTTCGACGACCGAACAGCGTTGGCCGGGGTTAACCTCGCTTATCAGCCAGCCGATGGTCACCGTTTTATCCTTAACGCACTCCACAACCAGACCCGCCGGACCGGTAGTGACGCGCTGGCCATCGCTGACTGGACGATACCGTTTCGGTTACCGCAGCAGCTTAGCAAGCAGATCATGGGATTGTCGTACGAACAGAATTTGCTCGACGCCCGCCTGACCAATACCGTTTTCGTCAAATACTACCGCTATGCCGCGCAGGCCAACGCGTATGACTACAACGGGGGCGCACAGCGTGAATTGCTGATAAACCGGCAGCAGCAGGGCGTTTGGGGATTTGGTCTGGCATCGACGTATCAACTGCATCCCCGCACGCGGCTCAAACTGTCGGCTGAATCGGCTACGCGCCTACCCGATGCTTTGGAACTGCTGGGTGACGGCAACACAATTCTGAACGCACCCGGTCTACAACCTGAACAGAGTATGAACGCCAATGCCAGCGTGCAGTACCGCCTGAGCCGGACTAATAGTAGCTGGAACATAGCCTCCGGTTTGTTTTTTCGCCATACCAACAACCTGATCTGGCTGGGCGAAGCGGACCTTTTTGGCACCGCCCGCTATGAAAACCTGAACCGCATTCAGACGCTGGGCGTAGAAACTGAAGTGCAGTACCGCTACCGAAACTGGCTGCGCCTAACCGCCAACGCGACCTACCAGGACATCCGCAATAAACTGCGCTACACCACTGCCGGAGCTCCCAACCACGTCTTCAACGACCGACTGCGGAACACACCTTACCTGCTGGCCAATGCCGAGATCAGCCTGACCAAAGCCGACCTGTTCTGGAAAGGGGCTCTTGCATCATGCTACGTCGGTACTCACTATGTTCCCGAGTATTTTTTGGGCTGGCCGAGTTTGGGGGCAAAGGCTACCAAGCGGGTCATTCCGACCCAGTTCTTGCAGGACATCGGGGCGGAGTTTACAGCACCCAACCGGCGCTACGTGGTTGGCGTCGACTGCCGCAACCTGCTCGATCAGCAAGTATACGATAACTACCTGCTCCAGAAACCGGGGCGGTTCATCAGTCTTAAAGTGCGTTATTTTTTATCTCAATCCAGTTCGTCAAATGTCAAGTAG
- a CDS encoding family 43 glycosylhydrolase: MKRMNVSSLTTLLILLITQTVIAQIGRPFIHDPSTIAECDGKYYTFGTGGGGLISEDGWTWHGGGVRPGGGAAPDVIKIGDRYLVIYGATGGSPSHKGAILTMWNKTLDPKSPDFKYSEPVVVATSDGYEENDAIDPGVMLDPTTGRLWLTYGTYFGFTRLIELDPKTGKLKAGNKPVNVAIVCEASTLVYRDGWYYLLATHGSCCDGANSTYNVVVGRSKKITGPYLDNVGRSMLEGGGKMVVATRGGLIGPGHFGHIRLEDGVEKMSIHYEADLEQSGRSVLGILPVVWKDGWPVAGEKFKEGTYEIESVRRGYALELAVDFTRMAVGPRGFGQPSNDPIKPVPAQQLADVVKTWPTGTVPLRIGDYMSRPHQNWTITDAPDTTGYLGGPYYKIVLAGTDRALAATTEAEVVTVPAFTGAPEQLWRIDQLTDGSYRIMPKEVPNSAKKLALVSSGDSTPTLAEFDFSSDNSKWNFRTP, encoded by the coding sequence ATGAAACGAATGAACGTATCCAGCCTGACAACTTTACTTATTTTATTGATAACACAGACTGTAATAGCCCAGATCGGTAGACCCTTCATTCATGACCCTTCGACCATCGCTGAATGCGACGGCAAGTACTACACATTTGGCACAGGCGGTGGCGGATTGATTTCTGAAGATGGCTGGACATGGCACGGAGGTGGAGTGAGGCCCGGTGGCGGAGCGGCTCCCGACGTTATTAAAATCGGAGATCGGTATCTTGTCATCTATGGCGCAACTGGTGGTTCTCCCAGCCATAAGGGTGCAATTCTGACCATGTGGAATAAGACATTAGATCCAAAATCGCCCGATTTCAAGTATTCTGAACCAGTTGTCGTAGCTACCTCGGATGGCTACGAGGAAAACGACGCTATTGACCCCGGTGTCATGCTGGACCCTACCACCGGACGGCTTTGGTTAACCTACGGAACCTACTTTGGCTTCACCCGCCTGATCGAATTAGACCCTAAAACAGGAAAGCTCAAAGCTGGTAATAAACCTGTTAATGTAGCCATCGTCTGTGAAGCCAGCACGTTGGTCTATCGCGACGGCTGGTATTACCTGCTGGCTACGCATGGAAGTTGTTGCGATGGTGCCAACTCAACCTATAATGTGGTGGTAGGTCGATCCAAAAAAATAACAGGCCCTTACCTCGATAATGTAGGCAGAAGCATGCTAGAAGGGGGCGGCAAAATGGTGGTTGCTACCCGCGGAGGATTAATTGGTCCTGGGCATTTTGGGCACATCAGACTTGAGGACGGCGTTGAAAAAATGTCTATCCATTACGAAGCCGATTTAGAGCAAAGTGGTCGAAGCGTTTTGGGCATACTGCCGGTAGTTTGGAAAGATGGATGGCCAGTTGCCGGAGAAAAGTTTAAAGAAGGGACGTATGAAATTGAATCTGTACGAAGAGGCTATGCGTTAGAGCTGGCCGTTGATTTTACAAGAATGGCTGTTGGACCACGAGGGTTTGGCCAGCCCAGCAATGACCCCATCAAGCCCGTTCCGGCTCAGCAATTAGCCGATGTCGTAAAAACCTGGCCAACCGGTACTGTTCCGCTACGAATAGGCGACTACATGTCCCGCCCCCATCAAAATTGGACAATTACGGATGCTCCTGATACCACCGGCTATTTGGGTGGCCCCTATTACAAAATTGTCTTGGCCGGAACAGATCGAGCCCTGGCTGCCACTACCGAAGCAGAGGTTGTAACCGTACCCGCGTTTACCGGCGCACCCGAACAGTTATGGCGCATCGATCAGTTGACGGATGGTAGTTACAGAATAATGCCCAAGGAAGTACCGAACTCAGCAAAGAAATTAGCACTGGTATCTTCGGGAGATAGCACACCAACACTGGCAGAATTTGATTTCAGCAGCGATAACTCCAAATGGAATTTCAGGACTCCTTAG
- a CDS encoding SDR family oxidoreductase, protein MDFTNKNVVITGGSTGIGFATAKAFIDAGAKVWITSRSAENLETAAATIDNPNLHTIVSDTAIVAGIAVLEKAVAESGDKVDVLFLNAGIAVFAPIASATETDFDAQFNTNVKGYYFTLQKMIPHLKEGASVIFTSSTVATAANSGASIYSATKGAVNKIAQIAANELADRKIRVNLLSPGPVETPGFDKATLGMPKEAFSSVTALQRMGRPEEIAKTVLFLASDDASFITGTELLADGGYLTYATK, encoded by the coding sequence ATGGATTTCACAAACAAAAATGTAGTGATCACCGGTGGAAGTACGGGAATTGGCTTTGCCACCGCCAAAGCATTTATCGACGCAGGGGCTAAAGTTTGGATCACTAGCCGAAGTGCCGAAAATCTAGAAACAGCAGCAGCAACCATTGATAATCCCAATCTACATACAATCGTTTCGGATACGGCTATTGTAGCAGGGATTGCGGTTTTGGAAAAGGCCGTTGCCGAAAGTGGGGATAAGGTAGATGTTCTTTTTTTGAACGCTGGTATCGCTGTGTTTGCTCCCATAGCATCCGCTACAGAGACTGACTTTGATGCCCAATTCAATACGAATGTAAAAGGGTATTACTTTACCTTGCAGAAGATGATTCCACACCTGAAAGAAGGAGCGTCGGTTATTTTCACTTCTTCGACGGTTGCTACCGCTGCCAATTCGGGAGCTAGCATATACTCGGCGACCAAAGGTGCGGTGAACAAAATAGCCCAGATAGCTGCCAACGAACTGGCTGACCGAAAGATACGGGTGAATCTGCTTAGCCCCGGTCCGGTAGAAACCCCCGGTTTTGACAAAGCTACCCTTGGCATGCCCAAAGAAGCTTTTTCATCGGTTACGGCCCTGCAACGTATGGGCAGACCAGAGGAAATTGCCAAAACGGTACTGTTTCTAGCCAGTGATGATGCCAGCTTCATTACCGGCACCGAACTGCTTGCCGATGGTGGTTATCTGACCTATGCTACCAAATAG